Within the Girardinichthys multiradiatus isolate DD_20200921_A chromosome 12, DD_fGirMul_XY1, whole genome shotgun sequence genome, the region atacatgagaaaggcttctcaccttGTATAAGTTCTATTGTGATGAAATGACTTTGCTTTTTCATTGAAACTTTGTTCACAAATCAAATATGAGAAAGGCTTTTCACCTATGAGTTCTATTGTGACGAGATAATCTTCCTTTGACACTGAAACCTTTTCCACAAATTAAACATGAGAAtggcttctctcctgtgtgagttctcatgtgacTCTTTAAATCACATTGGAAGGAAAAGCGTTTTCCACAGACAGTGCAGAAGAAAGGCTTCTCCCCTGTATGAGTTCTCATGTGACTCTTTAAGAcatgtttcacagtaaaacCTTTTCCACAGATAGTACATAAGTAAGGCTTCTCCCCTGTATGAGTTCTCATGTGAACAGACAAATAACTTCTTTGGctgaaactttttccacaagtcatgcatgagaaaggcttctcaccaGTGTGAGTTCTATTGTGACAAGACAACTTTCCTCTTTCCCTGaatacttttccacatttcaaACATGAGAACGGCTTCTCCCCTGTATGAGTTCTCATGTGATTCTGTAAGAcatgtttcacagtaaaacCTTTTCCACAGATAGTACATAAGAAAGGCTTCTCCCCTGTATGAGTTCTCATGTGAACAGACAAATAACTTCTTTGactgaaactttttccacaagtcatgcatgagaaaggcttctcaccaGTGTGAGTTCTATTGTGACGAGACAACTTTCCTCTTTCCctgaaactttttccacaagtcatgcatgagaaaggcttctcatCTGTGTGCGTTCTCATGTGAACagacaaatgattttttttactgaaaaattTTCCACAGGTCAGACATGAGAAAGGTGTCTTATCTGTATGAAGTTTCATGTGCCAGGTAATGCAAGTTTGAGCTAAAACTTTACCACATACTTTACAAGATGTCAAATTTCTAtttatgtgtgttttcttttgccttttttcttttggattGTCTAAATTTTCACTGTGACGCCTAATTTTCTGACaacttttactttgtttctGTTCTTCATCTCTACTAGATCCTGGGTCTTCATGATTGCTCCTTTCCTGGTTTTGGTTCTCGGGTTCAGGTGCGATCTGAATGAAGAGTTGGTCCCTCGATAGTTCTGATTCCCTGTGATCTCTTTCATCATAAGAAGGATTTACAGTCTCCAGCTTCAGTTCAAGATGTTCTTCCTCCAAACTGATTTCCTCCTGTTCTTCTTTTATCTGTGGTTGTTCTGGTTCCTCCTGCTCTTTCTTCGTTAGTGGTggttctggttcctcctgttcctctttgACATAAAGAGTTTCTAGTTCACAATGTCGCTCTGGCATCTGTTGAGGTTCTAGTTCACTCTGTTCCTCTTTCATCTTCAGTGGTTCCATCTGTCCCTGTTCTTTCATTTGCTGACGTTCTAGatctttctggttttcttttagaGGATCTGGTTCCTCTTGGTCCAAGCCAGAGTTCCTCTCCTGGTTATAGAACTGCTGGTCAGTGAGATTCACATCTTTCATCCAAACATATTGCTGTGGGAGATCTGGCAAGGCAAAAGAATAGAAAATGCTGATTAAAGTGTTAATATGAAACATTGTGTTACGTTTTTAATTTCATGTaggtaaaaatgttttggaacT harbors:
- the LOC124878238 gene encoding gastrula zinc finger protein XlCGF57.1-like isoform X1 — its product is MSSAQSLREFIRERLTAAAEEIFTEVDKTIVHYEEELDRQRRLLEICWKPQIKLQRIDLPQQYVWMKDVNLTDQQFYNQERNSGLDQEEPDPLKENQKDLERQQMKEQGQMEPLKMKEEQSELEPQQMPERHCELETLYVKEEQEEPEPPLTKKEQEEPEQPQIKEEQEEISLEEEHLELKLETVNPSYDERDHRESELSRDQLFIQIAPEPENQNQERSNHEDPGSSRDEEQKQSKSCQKIRRHSENLDNPKEKRQKKTHINRNLTSCKVCGKVLAQTCITWHMKLHTDKTPFSCLTCGKFFSKKNHLSVHMRTHTDEKPFSCMTCGKSFRERGKLSRHNRTHTGEKPFSCMTCGKSFSQRSYLSVHMRTHTGEKPFLCTICGKGFTVKHVLQNHMRTHTGEKPFSCLKCGKVFRERGKLSCHNRTHTGEKPFSCMTCGKSFSQRSYLSVHMRTHTGEKPYLCTICGKGFTVKHVLKSHMRTHTGEKPFFCTVCGKRFSFQCDLKSHMRTHTGEKPFSCLICGKGFSVKGRLSRHNRTHR